In one Sphingomonas sanguinis genomic region, the following are encoded:
- a CDS encoding BapA/Bap/LapF family large adhesin, translated as MQTEIIAKATGTTTTTSANVIELNAPSVVRLNLDRSQVAAMTREGNDLVIRLTDGQTIRIDHFYDQQQGKASDLVLREDQGSQWLANPSASGSGRFKAITDLDDLLGAAGAQEGGGSSFILPAILGVAGVGGLVAAVSGGGGNGGNQNGPTADTQPPATPTASFTANGASVRGTGEAGATIRVTDGAGNVIGTGTVAADGTFTIPVNPPQTNGQPVTVVQSDAAGNVSPPATTAAPDITPPATPTATITGDGRTISGTGEPGATVTVRDAAGQVLGTAVVGAQGGYTLTLTTPQANGGTLTVTQADPAGNVSPAATLAAPDITPPAAPTATINGDGTSITGTGEAGATVTVRNAAGQVLGTAVVGAQGGYTLTLTTPQANGGTLSVTQSDPAGNASPAVTLAAPDITPPAAPSASLSSDGTTVTGSGEPGATVRVVGPDGQTIGTALVAADGSYTVTLTTAQTGGGVLVVTQTDAAGNVSPTTQVDAVDTGAMPLPTATIDAQGTTVSGTGEPGATVVVRDANGQTIGQTTVDADGNYSLTLTTPQGNGETLTVVQSDNLGNVSPTITLTAPDFTAPAAPTASIAEDGSTITGTGEPGATVTVRDPAGQPLGTTTVDPQGNYTLPLATPQANGGTLTVTQSDPAGNTSPATSVSAPDTTAPAAPTATIAGDGTSITGTGEPGATVTVSDPAGQPLGTATVDAQGNYTLPLTTPQANGGTLSVTQSDPAGNISPPTTISAPDITAPTAPTATITGDGTSITGTGEPGATVTVSDAAGQPLGTAIVDPQGNYTLSLTTPQANGGALTVIQSDPAGNSSPATTVSAPDITAPTAPLVTVSADGTTLTGTGEPGAAVQVVDAGGQPVGTATVAGDGSFSVTLPTGIANGQTLSVVQTDAAGNASPASAAVTPDLVAPAAPVATVGPDGTSISGTGEAGATLIVRAPDNSVLATVTVAADGSFSAPLSTPQANGEALTVTQTDAAGNVSPVASVTAPDITPPAPPLATLSADGTAVYGNGEPGATVRVLDGTGALLGSAVVAADSSYTLTLTPPQTSGQTLSAVQTDPAGNPSQPATVAAPDLTAPPAPSATIAADGASLTGSGEPFATVRVRAADGTVIATVTVGADGSFAAPLSPPQANGETLSLDQTDRGGNLSPSTALTAPDITAPTGLTATISGDGAIVTGSGEAGATVTIRDANGAVIGTATVAANGTYNATLTTPQTNGETLQVTQADPAGNASAPASVTAPDTTAPLAPTGSVVDAGATLLGTGEPGATVTIRAADGTLLGSGQVAPDGSFAVTLNPAQANGQSLQLVQTDAAGNASPVVTVPAPDITAPTGLTATINGDGAVVTGVGEVGATVTVRDPGGTIIGTAVVGANGSYAAPLTPAQIDGQTLGVTQADAAGNVSAPLAPVAPDLTAPLAPLGTVSADGTLVNGTGEPGATVTVRDAAGQVLGTGQVAADGSFAVPLSSAQLNGQALSVVQADAAGNISPPLSLTALDTTAPIGLTASVDGTGTIVSGQAEAGAAITVRDPGGAIIGTGTAGTTGAYALTLTTPQLNGQVVQVTQADAAGNTSPPSPATAPDITAPLAPTGTVSTDGTLVNGTGEPGATVTVRDAAGQVLGTAQVAADGSFTVPLASAQLNGQTLSVVQADAAGNVSPPLSLTALDTTAPTGLTASVDGTGTIVSGQAEAGATITVRDPGGAIIGTGTAGASGAYALTLTTAQINGQVLQVTQADAAGNTSPPSPATAPDITAPLAPVFTIDGTGANANGSGEVGATVTLRNASGTVIGTGQVGADGSFSVPLTPAQANGGTVSATLTDAAGNVSAPTSAPAPDITAPAAPLATLDATGTIVTGTGEVAATVTVRDANNGVLGTAIVGPQGAYSVVLSAPQLDSQVLSVIQTDGAGNGSIATTVTALDRTPPAAPVATVSADGTVVSGSGEVGATVRIVDPVGLVLATVPVNPDGSFNVTLTTALTNGQVLTLTQTDAAGNVSAPGSATAPDLIPNDTPGAPSATIAADGASVSGTGQVGAAIVVRDANGAVIGNAQVAGDGSYTATLTTPQRNGETVRVTQTDADGDVSPPATVIAPDLTAPNAPVAAIDPTGTLVSGTGEVGATVRVLDANGATLGTATVGANGAYAVTLATPQVDGQPLTVVQSDAAGNPSPASSVIAPDLTAPLAPIGTVSSDGTTLTGTGEVGATVTIRGVGGAVLGTAIVDANGNFTAPLTPAQANGQVVTLTQADAAGNVSPIAQAAAPDITAPTGLTATINGAGNLVTGTGEVGATVTVRDAGGTVLGTAVVAANGTYAAILTPAQLDAQVLQVTEADAAGNVSTPATVVAPDLNAPLAPIGTVSGDGTTLTGTGEVGATVTIRGAGGTVLGTAVVDANGNFTAPLTPAQANGQLVTLTQADAAGNVSPIGQATAPDITAPVGLTAAINGAGNLVTGTGEAGATVTVRDPGGAVLGTVVVAANGTYAAILTPPQLNAQALQVTQADAANNVSAPATVIAPDLTAPLAPIGTVAGNGTSLTGTGEAGATVTIRGPGGAVIGTALVDANGNFTATLNPAQANGQLLTLTQADAAGNVSPIGQATAPDITAPVGLTAAINGTGSVVTGTGEAGATVTIRDPGGAVIGTAIVAANGSYSAILNPAQLNAQVLQVSQADAANNVSAPATVIAPDLTAPLAPIGTVAGNGTSLTGTGEAGATVTIRGPGGAVIGTALVDANGNFTATLNPAQANGQLLTLTQADAAGNVSPIGQAAAPDITAPTGLTAAINGVGTLVTGLGEAGATVTVRDAGGNPIGTAIVAANGSYTVTLTTPQANGQALTVTQADAAGNASPPSPLTAPDITPPALPVATINGNGTIVTGSGEPGATVRILGPQGQLVGSAIVDANGSYAATLTIPQANGQALTVTQVDGAGNVSPQAPLVAPDITPPALPTAAINGTGTIVTGTGEPGTTVEVRNTAGTVLGTGTVAAGGTYAVTLATPQVAGETLNVGLRDGAGNVSGTVAVLAPFDISAFDNVASAQVDLVPVRTNENLGGANYTALVSLGLVNLNAQVLAIPNVQFTVEQGHRLDATFTYDATLSLGVASGYSVVVQRFNGTSWVAVNGGGSSSLLDVSLLGGDLVASADLGPGQYRAFVTFDNTAGVGLLGGLRVTGVDSDFTDVGQVVPATTNGNVITDPGPTGQVDVVSPQTRVESVTLNGVTTAVGTNSQIIGQWGTLTISSDGRYSYTPNADAAVLGKTDRFNYTLLDASDGERESAALTITIGSPDITGTPIAVNDVATAGATFINVVETRTATVDSSFNTPTAALLTGSRTGQITDSFTVDANSRGNITLSAVIAPGLAVVPSFTITVTNAAGTVVGSQSGTALAGVGGLVGSGISVTMNNLPSGTYNYTVTSTNTVGLGYTTDVYVGGTITHLDQFALSGTTPVSGDLLANDTLGSDFLGIKMLIGGEFVDIGDAGRTLTGAYGTLTINEVGQYSYQPFTNLAYAATDPIDRFTYQLVQPDGQVSTARLDVAVDINNGVAPVFPPTLTAFALADPEQVHGDVVPMTLAVGHDAVPLTFDHADGQVAMSLMEDQGSVEDVLSRYLDAQSLASEPLPSESLTATGDSSAMPSVTDIAAEAPVPHDPLGYLTVSVDPEQERLATLHLV; from the coding sequence GCGCGCAGGGCGGCTATACGCTGACCCTGACCACGCCGCAGGCCAATGGCGGCACCCTGACCGTGACCCAGGCCGATCCGGCAGGCAACGTCTCGCCCGCCGCGACCTTGGCCGCGCCCGACATCACGCCGCCCGCCGCGCCGACCGCGACAATCAACGGCGACGGCACCAGCATCACCGGCACCGGCGAGGCGGGCGCGACCGTCACCGTGCGCAACGCCGCCGGACAGGTGCTCGGCACCGCCGTCGTCGGAGCACAGGGCGGCTATACGCTGACCCTGACCACGCCGCAGGCCAATGGCGGCACCCTTTCCGTTACGCAGAGCGACCCGGCAGGCAATGCCTCGCCCGCCGTCACGCTGGCCGCGCCCGACATCACCCCGCCCGCCGCGCCCAGCGCCAGCCTATCGTCCGACGGCACGACCGTCACCGGATCGGGTGAGCCGGGCGCGACCGTCCGCGTCGTCGGCCCGGACGGCCAGACGATCGGCACCGCCCTCGTCGCCGCCGATGGCAGCTATACGGTGACGCTGACCACCGCGCAGACGGGCGGCGGCGTGCTGGTCGTGACCCAGACCGACGCGGCGGGCAATGTCTCGCCCACGACCCAGGTCGACGCCGTCGATACCGGCGCCATGCCGCTGCCCACCGCGACGATCGACGCACAGGGCACCACCGTCAGCGGCACGGGCGAGCCGGGCGCGACCGTCGTCGTGCGCGACGCGAACGGCCAGACGATCGGCCAGACGACCGTCGATGCGGACGGCAATTACAGCCTGACGCTGACCACACCGCAGGGGAATGGCGAAACGCTGACCGTCGTGCAGAGCGACAATTTGGGCAATGTGTCACCCACCATCACCCTCACCGCGCCAGACTTCACCGCCCCCGCCGCGCCCACCGCCTCGATCGCCGAGGACGGTAGCACGATCACCGGCACCGGCGAGCCGGGTGCGACCGTCACCGTGCGCGACCCTGCCGGGCAACCTCTCGGCACGACGACGGTCGATCCGCAGGGCAACTATACCCTGCCGCTGGCGACGCCGCAGGCCAATGGCGGAACCCTGACCGTCACCCAGAGTGATCCGGCGGGCAACACCTCCCCGGCTACTTCAGTCAGCGCGCCGGATACCACCGCCCCCGCCGCACCCACGGCCACCATTGCTGGTGACGGGACCAGCATCACCGGCACCGGCGAGCCGGGCGCGACCGTCACGGTCAGCGACCCCGCCGGGCAGCCGCTCGGCACCGCGACCGTCGATGCACAGGGCAACTACACCCTGCCGCTGACCACGCCGCAGGCCAATGGCGGCACCCTGTCCGTCACCCAGAGCGATCCGGCGGGCAATATTTCGCCCCCCACCACGATCAGCGCACCGGACATCACCGCCCCGACCGCGCCCACCGCGACCATCACCGGCGACGGCACCAGCATCACCGGCACCGGCGAGCCGGGCGCGACCGTCACCGTCAGCGATGCCGCAGGCCAGCCGCTCGGCACCGCCATCGTCGATCCGCAGGGCAATTACACCCTGTCGCTGACCACGCCGCAGGCCAATGGCGGCGCCCTGACCGTCATCCAGAGCGATCCGGCGGGGAACAGTTCGCCCGCCACGACGGTCAGTGCGCCTGACATCACCGCTCCCACCGCCCCCCTCGTCACCGTGAGCGCGGACGGCACGACGCTGACCGGCACGGGTGAGCCGGGCGCGGCGGTGCAGGTTGTCGATGCGGGCGGCCAGCCGGTCGGCACCGCGACGGTCGCTGGCGATGGCAGCTTCAGCGTGACGCTGCCCACCGGCATCGCCAACGGCCAGACGCTGTCGGTCGTGCAGACCGATGCGGCGGGCAATGCCTCGCCTGCGAGCGCTGCGGTCACCCCCGATCTCGTCGCCCCGGCGGCCCCCGTCGCGACCGTCGGGCCGGACGGCACGAGCATCAGCGGCACCGGCGAAGCGGGCGCGACCCTGATCGTGCGTGCGCCTGACAACAGCGTGCTCGCCACCGTCACCGTCGCCGCTGATGGCAGCTTCAGCGCGCCGCTGAGCACCCCCCAGGCTAATGGCGAAGCCCTGACCGTGACGCAGACCGATGCGGCGGGCAATGTCTCGCCCGTCGCCTCCGTCACGGCACCCGACATCACGCCCCCCGCCCCGCCGCTCGCCACGCTCTCGGCGGACGGCACGGCGGTCTATGGCAATGGCGAGCCGGGCGCGACGGTGCGTGTTCTCGACGGCACCGGCGCCTTGCTGGGCAGCGCGGTCGTGGCGGCGGACAGCAGCTATACCCTGACCCTCACCCCGCCCCAGACCAGCGGCCAGACGCTGTCGGCGGTACAGACCGATCCGGCGGGCAATCCGTCGCAACCCGCCACCGTCGCCGCGCCCGATCTGACCGCGCCCCCCGCTCCGTCAGCGACCATCGCGGCCGATGGCGCCAGCCTGACCGGCAGCGGCGAGCCTTTCGCCACCGTCCGGGTGCGCGCCGCCGATGGCACCGTGATCGCGACCGTGACGGTCGGCGCTGACGGCAGCTTCGCCGCTCCGCTGTCGCCGCCCCAGGCCAATGGCGAGACGCTGTCGCTCGACCAGACCGATCGCGGCGGCAATCTCTCGCCCTCGACGGCGCTCACCGCGCCCGACATCACCGCGCCGACCGGGCTGACCGCCACGATCAGCGGCGACGGCGCGATCGTCACCGGATCGGGCGAGGCGGGTGCGACCGTCACCATCCGCGATGCGAACGGCGCGGTAATCGGCACCGCCACGGTCGCCGCCAACGGCACCTATAATGCGACGCTGACCACGCCGCAGACCAATGGCGAAACGCTGCAGGTGACCCAAGCCGATCCCGCGGGCAATGCCTCCGCCCCCGCCAGCGTGACCGCGCCCGACACCACGGCCCCGCTCGCGCCGACCGGATCGGTCGTCGATGCGGGCGCGACCTTGCTCGGCACCGGCGAACCCGGCGCGACCGTCACCATCCGCGCCGCCGACGGCACGCTGCTGGGCAGCGGTCAGGTGGCACCGGACGGCAGCTTCGCCGTGACGCTGAACCCCGCCCAGGCCAATGGCCAGAGTCTCCAGCTCGTCCAGACCGACGCGGCGGGCAATGCCTCGCCCGTCGTCACCGTGCCCGCGCCCGACATCACCGCGCCCACCGGACTGACCGCCACGATCAACGGCGACGGTGCGGTCGTGACCGGCGTGGGTGAGGTCGGCGCGACCGTCACCGTGCGTGATCCGGGCGGCACGATCATCGGGACCGCCGTGGTCGGCGCGAATGGCAGCTATGCCGCGCCGCTGACTCCAGCGCAGATCGATGGTCAGACGCTTGGCGTGACGCAGGCGGATGCGGCGGGCAATGTCTCCGCTCCCCTCGCCCCCGTCGCGCCGGACCTGACCGCACCGCTCGCGCCCCTGGGGACCGTGTCGGCGGACGGGACGCTGGTGAACGGCACAGGCGAGCCGGGCGCGACCGTCACCGTGCGTGACGCCGCCGGACAGGTGCTGGGCACCGGGCAGGTCGCCGCCGATGGCAGCTTTGCGGTGCCGCTGTCGAGCGCGCAGCTCAACGGCCAGGCCCTGTCGGTGGTACAGGCCGATGCGGCGGGCAATATCTCGCCGCCGCTGTCGCTGACCGCGCTAGACACGACCGCGCCGATCGGGCTGACCGCCAGCGTCGACGGCACCGGCACCATCGTCAGCGGGCAGGCGGAGGCAGGTGCCGCCATCACCGTGCGTGACCCCGGCGGCGCGATCATCGGCACCGGCACGGCCGGGACCACCGGCGCCTATGCGCTGACCCTGACCACGCCGCAGCTGAACGGTCAGGTGGTTCAGGTGACGCAGGCCGATGCGGCGGGCAACACCTCGCCGCCCAGCCCCGCCACCGCGCCCGACATCACCGCGCCGCTCGCCCCGACCGGCACCGTGTCGACCGACGGAACGCTGGTGAACGGCACCGGCGAGCCCGGCGCGACCGTCACCGTGCGTGACGCCGCCGGACAGGTGCTGGGCACCGCGCAGGTCGCCGCAGATGGCAGCTTTACGGTGCCGCTGGCGAGCGCACAGCTCAACGGCCAGACCCTGTCGGTGGTACAGGCCGATGCGGCGGGCAATGTCTCGCCGCCGCTGTCGCTGACCGCACTCGACACCACCGCGCCGACCGGGCTGACCGCCAGCGTCGACGGCACCGGCACGATCGTCAGCGGTCAGGCCGAGGCGGGCGCCACTATCACCGTGCGCGATCCCGGCGGTGCGATCATCGGCACCGGCACGGCCGGGGCCAGCGGCGCCTATGCGCTGACCCTGACCACCGCGCAGATCAACGGACAGGTTCTGCAGGTCACGCAAGCCGATGCGGCGGGCAACACCTCTCCGCCCAGTCCCGCCACCGCCCCCGACATCACCGCGCCGCTCGCCCCCGTCTTCACGATCGACGGCACCGGCGCGAATGCGAATGGCAGCGGTGAGGTCGGCGCGACCGTGACCCTGCGCAACGCCAGCGGCACGGTGATCGGCACCGGCCAGGTCGGCGCGGACGGCAGCTTCAGCGTGCCGCTGACCCCGGCCCAGGCCAATGGCGGTACGGTGAGCGCGACGCTGACCGATGCGGCGGGCAATGTCTCCGCCCCGACCAGCGCCCCCGCCCCCGACATCACCGCCCCCGCCGCCCCGCTGGCGACGCTGGATGCGACGGGCACGATCGTCACCGGTACTGGCGAGGTCGCCGCGACCGTCACGGTGCGCGACGCGAATAACGGCGTGCTGGGCACCGCCATCGTCGGGCCGCAGGGCGCTTACAGCGTCGTCCTGTCGGCACCCCAGCTCGACAGCCAGGTGCTGAGCGTCATCCAGACGGACGGCGCGGGCAACGGATCGATCGCGACCACCGTGACCGCGCTCGACCGCACGCCCCCGGCCGCCCCGGTGGCGACCGTCTCGGCGGACGGCACGGTGGTGAGCGGCTCCGGCGAGGTCGGCGCGACGGTGCGGATCGTCGATCCGGTCGGGCTGGTCCTCGCCACCGTGCCGGTGAACCCGGACGGCAGCTTCAACGTGACCCTAACGACCGCGCTGACCAACGGGCAGGTGCTGACCCTGACGCAGACGGATGCGGCGGGCAATGTCTCCGCCCCCGGCAGCGCAACCGCGCCCGATCTGATCCCCAACGACACGCCCGGCGCCCCCAGCGCGACCATCGCCGCTGACGGCGCGAGCGTGTCGGGCACCGGACAGGTGGGTGCGGCGATCGTCGTGCGCGACGCCAATGGCGCGGTGATCGGCAATGCGCAGGTCGCCGGGGACGGCAGCTATACCGCCACCCTGACCACGCCGCAGCGCAATGGCGAGACGGTGCGCGTGACCCAGACGGATGCGGACGGCGATGTCTCGCCCCCCGCCACCGTCATCGCACCCGACCTGACCGCGCCCAATGCTCCCGTCGCCGCGATCGATCCGACCGGCACGCTGGTCAGCGGCACCGGCGAAGTCGGCGCGACGGTGCGGGTGCTCGACGCCAATGGCGCGACGCTGGGTACTGCTACGGTGGGCGCAAACGGCGCCTATGCGGTCACGCTCGCCACGCCGCAGGTCGACGGCCAGCCGCTGACCGTCGTGCAGAGCGACGCGGCGGGCAATCCTTCGCCCGCCTCCTCCGTCATCGCTCCCGACCTGACCGCGCCGCTGGCCCCCATCGGCACCGTGTCGAGCGACGGCACCACCCTGACCGGCACGGGTGAGGTCGGCGCGACGGTCACCATCCGGGGCGTAGGCGGCGCTGTGCTCGGCACCGCTATCGTCGATGCTAACGGCAATTTCACCGCTCCGCTCACGCCCGCTCAGGCGAACGGGCAGGTGGTGACGCTGACCCAGGCGGATGCGGCGGGCAATGTCTCGCCCATCGCACAAGCCGCCGCGCCCGACATCACCGCGCCCACGGGCCTGACCGCCACGATCAATGGCGCGGGCAATCTCGTTACCGGCACGGGCGAGGTCGGCGCGACCGTCACCGTCCGCGATGCAGGCGGCACCGTGCTGGGCACGGCGGTCGTCGCGGCCAACGGCACCTATGCCGCGATCCTCACCCCGGCGCAGCTCGATGCGCAGGTCTTGCAGGTGACGGAGGCCGATGCGGCGGGCAATGTCTCGACACCCGCCACCGTCGTCGCACCGGATCTGAATGCACCGCTGGCACCGATCGGCACCGTGTCGGGCGACGGCACCACCCTGACGGGCACCGGCGAGGTCGGCGCCACCGTCACCATTCGGGGCGCGGGCGGCACAGTGCTGGGCACGGCAGTCGTCGATGCGAACGGCAACTTCACCGCACCGCTGACGCCTGCTCAGGCGAATGGTCAGCTCGTGACGCTGACCCAGGCGGATGCGGCGGGCAATGTCTCGCCCATCGGACAGGCGACCGCACCCGACATCACCGCCCCTGTCGGCCTGACCGCCGCGATCAACGGCGCGGGCAATCTCGTCACCGGCACCGGCGAAGCGGGGGCGACCGTCACCGTCCGCGATCCGGGCGGCGCAGTGCTGGGCACGGTCGTCGTCGCTGCGAACGGCACCTATGCCGCGATCCTGACTCCGCCCCAACTCAACGCACAAGCCTTGCAGGTCACGCAGGCGGACGCGGCGAACAACGTCTCGGCACCCGCGACCGTCATCGCCCCCGATCTGACCGCCCCGCTCGCCCCCATCGGCACGGTGGCGGGCAACGGCACCAGCCTGACCGGCACTGGTGAGGCTGGGGCGACCGTCACCATCCGGGGTCCGGGCGGCGCGGTGATCGGCACCGCGCTAGTCGATGCGAACGGCAACTTCACCGCAACCCTCAACCCCGCTCAGGCAAACGGCCAGCTGCTGACGCTGACCCAGGCGGATGCGGCGGGCAATGTCTCGCCGATCGGACAGGCGACCGCGCCGGACATCACCGCGCCGGTCGGCCTGACCGCCGCGATCAACGGGACGGGCAGCGTCGTGACCGGCACGGGTGAGGCAGGCGCGACCGTCACCATCCGCGATCCGGGCGGCGCGGTGATCGGCACCGCTATCGTGGCGGCCAATGGCAGCTATTCGGCGATCCTCAATCCGGCCCAGCTCAATGCGCAAGTCCTGCAAGTGAGCCAGGCGGATGCGGCGAACAATGTCTCGGCACCCGCCACCGTCATCGCGCCCGATCTGACCGCCCCGCTCGCGCCGATCGGCACGGTGGCGGGCAACGGCACCAGCCTGACCGGCACCGGCGAGGCGGGGGCGACCGTCACCATCCGGGGTCCGGGCGGCGCGGTGATCGGCACCGCGCTGGTCGATGCGAACGGCAATTTCACCGCAACCCTCAACCCCGCTCAGGCGAACGGCCAGCTCCTGACGCTGACCCAGGCGGATGCGGCGGGCAATGTCTCGCCGATCGGACAGGCCGCCGCGCCCGACATTACCGCCCCGACCGGGCTGACCGCCGCGATCAACGGCGTCGGTACGCTGGTCACGGGTCTGGGCGAAGCGGGGGCGACCGTGACCGTGCGCGACGCGGGCGGCAACCCGATCGGCACCGCCATCGTCGCGGCGAACGGCAGCTATACGGTGACGCTCACCACGCCGCAGGCCAATGGTCAGGCGCTGACCGTGACGCAGGCCGATGCGGCGGGCAACGCCTCCCCGCCCAGCCCGCTGACCGCGCCCGACATCACGCCCCCGGCCTTGCCCGTCGCGACGATCAACGGGAACGGCACGATCGTCACCGGCTCGGGCGAGCCGGGTGCGACCGTGCGCATCCTGGGCCCGCAGGGACAGCTGGTGGGCAGCGCGATCGTCGATGCGAATGGCAGCTATGCCGCGACGCTGACCATCCCCCAGGCCAATGGTCAGGCGCTGACCGTGACCCAGGTGGACGGCGCGGGCAATGTCTCGCCCCAGGCACCTCTGGTCGCACCGGACATCACGCCGCCGGCCCTGCCGACCGCCGCGATCAACGGCACCGGTACGATCGTCACCGGCACCGGCGAGCCGGGTACGACGGTCGAGGTACGCAACACCGCCGGGACCGTTCTCGGCACCGGCACGGTGGCGGCCGGCGGTACCTATGCCGTCACGCTCGCCACGCCGCAGGTCGCGGGCGAGACGCTGAATGTCGGGCTTCGCGACGGGGCGGGCAATGTCTCGGGCACGGTCGCGGTCCTCGCGCCGTTCGACATCAGCGCGTTCGACAATGTCGCCTCCGCCCAGGTCGATCTAGTGCCGGTGCGTACCAACGAGAATCTGGGCGGTGCCAACTACACCGCGCTCGTCTCGCTCGGGCTGGTCAATCTGAACGCACAGGTGCTGGCGATTCCCAATGTCCAGTTCACCGTCGAACAGGGCCATAGGCTCGACGCGACCTTCACCTATGACGCCACCCTGTCGCTGGGCGTCGCCAGCGGTTATTCGGTGGTGGTGCAGCGGTTCAACGGGACCAGCTGGGTCGCGGTGAATGGCGGCGGCAGTTCCTCGCTGCTCGATGTCAGCCTGCTGGGCGGCGATCTCGTCGCCTCGGCGGATCTGGGGCCGGGCCAGTACCGCGCCTTCGTCACCTTCGACAACACGGCGGGGGTCGGCCTGCTGGGCGGGTTGCGCGTCACGGGCGTCGACTCCGACTTCACCGATGTCGGGCAGGTGGTTCCGGCGACGACGAACGGCAACGTCATCACCGATCCCGGCCCCACGGGCCAGGTCGATGTGGTCAGCCCGCAGACCCGCGTCGAAAGCGTCACGCTGAATGGCGTCACGACGGCGGTCGGCACCAACAGCCAGATCATCGGGCAATGGGGCACGCTGACCATCAGCAGCGACGGCCGGTACAGCTACACCCCCAATGCCGATGCCGCCGTGCTCGGCAAAACCGACCGCTTCAACTACACGCTGCTCGACGCCAGCGACGGCGAGCGGGAGAGCGCGGCGCTGACCATCACCATCGGCAGCCCGGACATCACCGGTACGCCGATCGCGGTCAACGACGTGGCGACGGCGGGTGCGACCTTCATCAATGTGGTGGAAACCCGCACCGCCACGGTGGATTCGTCGTTCAACACCCCGACTGCCGCCCTGCTGACCGGCTCGCGAACCGGCCAGATCACCGACAGCTTCACGGTCGATGCGAACAGCCGCGGGAATATCACCCTGTCCGCCGTGATCGCGCCAGGGCTGGCCGTCGTGCCCAGCTTTACCATCACCGTTACCAATGCGGCGGGGACGGTCGTCGGCTCCCAGAGCGGCACCGCGCTGGCCGGGGTCGGCGGACTGGTGGGATCGGGCATCAGCGTGACGATGAACAACCTGCCCTCGGGCACCTACAACTACACCGTCACCAGCACCAACACCGTGGGGCTGGGCTATACCACCGACGTCTATGTCGGTGGGACGATCACCCATCTCGACCAGTTTGCCCTGTCCGGCACCACCCCGGTCAGCGGCGACCTGCTCGCAAACGATACGCTGGGCAGCGACTTCCTGGGCATCAAGATGCTGATCGGCGGCGAGTTCGTGGATATCGGCGATGCGGGCCGGACGCTGACCGGCGCCTATGGCACGCTGACCATCAACGAGGTCGGGCAGTATAGCTATCAGCCCTTCACCAACCTAGCCTATGCCGCGACCGACCCGATCGACCGCTTCACCTATCAGCTGGTGCAGCCCGACGGGCAGGTTTCGACCGCGCGACTGGACGTGGCGGTCGACATCAATAACGGGGTCGCGCCGGTCTTCCCGCCGACGCTGACCGCCTTTGCGCTGGCGGACCCCGAACAGGTGCATGGCGACGTCGTGCCCATGACCCTGGCGGTCGGGCATGACGCGGTGCCGCTGACCTTCGATCATGCCGACGGACAGGTGGCGATGTCGCTGATGGAGGACCAGGGCAGCGTCGAGGATGTGCTGTCCCGCTATCTCGACGCGCAAAGCCTCGCGAGCGAGCCGCTGCCCAGCGAATCCCTGACGGCAACGGGTGATTCGTCGGCGATGCCAAGCGTTACCGATATCGCCGCCGAGGCTCCGGTGCCCCATGATCCGCTGGGATATTTGACCGTTTCGGTCGATCCTGAACAGGAAAGGCTGGCCACGCTCCACCTGGTCTGA